In Brassica napus cultivar Da-Ae chromosome C2, Da-Ae, whole genome shotgun sequence, the sequence aataaaaacaataaatttaacttTTAGAATGGAGAGGTTATACGGTtatcttattaatttttttttttttaaatgtaaaaccTAACTAATGTTTCACTGggcataaacatatatatatatttgataaatgaaGGGATAGACAACaaagttacatttattttacAACTTACACATGACAAGAATCATTTTTCTGTGTCTCTAATCTATACCAAAAAAAACACGGATCAAAGAGAATTTAAATAGATGAGACAGTCACTCTCTTCTACTTCAGTCTTGTTCACTACCTTCGACAATATTGAACTTACACAATGGACATGTCGCATTCATTTTCAGCCATTTCACAATACACGTCGAATGAAAGTGGTGGTTGCAAGGAAGTGTCACCAGCTCTGTTCCATCTTCATACGAACTCAGACATATACAACAGTcctacaaacaaacaaaaaaaccccCATTAAAGGAAAGCTCTGAAAACAAGTTTCACGAGATAACTTTCTAAAATAACAACTTACAGCATCTTCTGCCAAAAGGACTCGTTCGTTTCCTGAATAGTCAGTGCCTGCCTCCATGGGTATCATTTTCCCTCCACCGTCACTTTGCTTTTCTCCATTGTTCATCATCTGAAACTTGTACTTGGGAAGGATGCTAAGATCTGCTTCTGATGCACCGTCctgaaaacacacacaaaggGCTGTTTATTTATCTCATTTCTTCCAGAGGAAAGTCAATATTTGATTGAGGGGGGTTGATGTTCAAGTCTGTACCTGCCCGGCAACCGCATAAAGAAGAGCAATAATACAAGGGAGGCAGCAACATAGGGCGATTCCGATAAGGCATGCCAGCACAACGCAAAAGACGGCGAAGAACACATCAAATGCCAGGAAAACAAAAGTCAACCTGCAAAGCATTAAGTCATTACCAATCAGCTAAACAAAGGAAACATGAGATCAAAAGAAGGTGAAAGAGTTTTTACTTTTCATAAAGAAACTTTGAAAAGATTAAATCAATACCAGTACAAATGCGAAGCATTTTCCAGAAGGATTTCACCACCAGATACAAGCCAGTAGAAGCCAACAATCCACCAGACAAATGATACAATGGTGTTCATTGATTCGCAAGTCTTAGCGCTGAGAAATATGATGGTGAAAAATCAATtagtaaataattttactaaaGAACAACAAAAGACACTGAGATAACGGAAACTGCTTGCTCTTAGCTTCCATCAATTTCACGACTGCAGAATAAACTAAAACATTGTAGTTTCCAACCATGAAAAGGAAAGTAAACAACTTTGACAATATAGAGTTATagactaatgtttttttttttattcttacagAAGCTAAAAAGCATTCTTCAACATAATCATGACACAAGAAAGACAAGAAGCATTGTCGGGTCTGGATAAATGTCATAAAGTATCAAACTTTTTTGCATTCATCTAATGTAGAATTGAGTGGCTAACCTGAGGATCCTCTCATcaccatcttcatcatcactATCACGACTACGTCCACGACCAGAGCCTTCCCCAGCTTCCAAATCCCCAGCGCGCATGCTCCTCTTCCTAAACTCCAACCACACAAGCACCACATGAACAAGACACTGAAGCGCGTACCCACAGATCCAAACCCTAACCGGGACGTTAGGCTCCTCCTCCTTTGAAATCAAAAGCATCACCACCGCGACGACCACAAAGGCACTGTTCCAGAGCATATCGAGAGCCACGACGGGTTTGGAGTAGCCCCAATCGGCTCGTCTGTCTTCGAGCTCCTGTGCAGCCGTCTCTCTCACAACCACCGAAGCTCCTCGCCGACCCGAAGCTCGGCCTATGAGCGACGCGAGTAAGGGCTGGCGGCGGCGGGGAGATTGGCGGGAGCGGAGAAGAGGTGAGGTGGAATCGGACATGGTTGGTGAAGAggaaggggattgaggtggagAAGAAGACATGGTAAGTGAATCTTGGGGTTTGTTTTGTTCGTACCCAACCACTCTAAATGAGCTTTTAGGACCTGAAGGTCAACACTgctttgttttgaaaaaaaaaaaaaaaaaatatgatttggtGAATCAGTGATTCAATTCATTGGGAAGTGTTGTTAattgtttaattgattttaaacgAATGTGTTGGATCATAGAGTTAGAGAGATTTGGATAGTCAACGATTGGACTAGTTGGTAGAAAATTGAGATTTCACACTTGTTGAACCGCttggtttagagtttttttCATCTCCCCTAAAGACTCTAAACCAAGCGGTTCAACAAGTGTGAAATCTCAATTTACACATTTATCAACACTTCCCAATGAATCACACTTGTTGAACCGCTTGGTTCAAACtctgtttgtttgtttacaTGACTTTCACAACTGATGGGATGCTCACAGGTAACAGATGTAGAAAGATTAACTCTTGCAATGTGGTTTAGCCGGGATTCATCCCATGACGAAGATTCCAATCTTGCTTCCCGTCGTTCACATCACTTGAATTTTGTCTCCATGTACCTGCTTCCGCTAACATGTACTGGTTCTGTCATCATCAAGATGCTAATCAAAACCTACGTTTTGATATCTGCTTTGCGAGGTTGCATCTTCTTGGTTTAGATGTACAAGAAGACAAAGATCCTTCTCTAGATACCTCTGAACAACTCATGGGGTCAATACAAATAGCTAAAGGAGGAGAGCTGCTCACCCGGACTTCACATGAGTTTCTTCATAAATAATCAAAagcctttttattttctttcccaTTTGTTGAACCTTGAACAAGAGGTTGTTCAGCTCTGCCATTGGAAATCTTCTGAGCTCAAGGTTTAGAAGAGCTGAAAGCTATGTCCCAGCGTCAGTTAGAAACTATCAATACCTTGAAATCAGTTTTCCTACCAGACGAGGATGGACTTGTAACCAAAACTTTTGGATATTCATGCTTCACTGAGGATAGGAAGGATTCACTTGACTTGACAAATATATCAGCCGCGATTACCTCTTGGGAAGAGTATACTTGTAAGCTACTCAACGAGCTCTTATCATCCTTACCTCAATGGAAAACTTACCAGACTATATACAAACTCGACTCTGGCTAGAATTAGAAAGTAATCTCGAGCTACGGTAGTTAACATAGCTTCTCAAGTTCTTGGTTGATCTTTGTTGGACCTGCCCTTTTTTGGTAGAAACTTACATTTAAACGTATTATATTTTCCTTTCAACATTCTTACAAgaattatttgatatatacaCATAAAAATACGCCAAGAATCAACGTGAAAGTTTGGGTACATATATAGATAGAGATATATCAAACGTTGGGGCCTAGAAGAGAGAGGAGAAACGTTTTGTAGTGACCACTTGTATCAGACTGAACAGCATTGTACAAAGTCTTCTTGTATCTCTTGCGATACTCTGAAACGATGTAATGCATATCAACCTCTGCTCTTGTCACCACCATTCTAATCAACGCCGTGTCATCTGTTCCTAACCCTTTCATCGATTTTCTCAGCGCCTGCAGTTTCATATTTGTCATGCTTTTAACATCTAAAAAATACTGTTTCTTATAGTTCAAGAAACATGAGAGATTAGGTTTACCTTTGCGAAATAGAAAGAAGAGTTTTCAGCACACTGTAAGATCGTCAGAAGGACATGCTCGAAGTTCCCACGTGTCTCATCCCTAATGGCCTATCAAGATCAAATAATGTCTTAAACTATAAAGGGTTTCTTGAGTAACAAGTTTCTGGttcttgattattattattacctttCCAAGTTCTTTGCCGAACATTGAACGGTAAGTAGATCTAAGAGCGACCAGGTGAGTCCTGCTTCGGTCTGTGAAAATCTGAATCAACGTCTGGTCATCAGACTTGTGCTTCCTCGCAACCGCCTTCTTGAGAACCCTAGCGTCATTCTCTACGATCTTGTCATCGATCTCTGGTCCTTCATACCGTGTAGTGTTCAAATAAGCGAGCAAAacctattatatatatgcatgtcaACATCTAACATAATCTCAGTCAAAATGATTCATCAGATCAACACATACTCTTTTGTGATTGCCAGAAGCTTCAGATTCAACGTCTTGTTCTACTCTGACACCAAATGTGTTTAAGTAAACCTGTTTGATCTGACGAAGCTGAGAGCCAGAGCGTGTACATATAATCTCAGCGACCGCTTTGTGATCAGTCACGGCTCCTCTCAGTGCTTGTTTCAGTATTGAAGCGTCTCGCTCTACTGCTTCAGGCATCCACAGAAGAAGGGCTTTCTGAAACCAAGAAAAAGcatctatataataattaattcattattaatatatactatatattttacttttcaaCTAGTTTCAGAtgctattataaaataaaaccgaATAATATTTGAATGTAATATCTAGATACAACAGCATCTAATCCATATACAAAAATGAGCATGGTTTAAACTATATTTCTTGATGAATAACATTTCTTGTAAGGCCTACCTTGAGATGACCGTGAAGCTCAGATTGGAGACGCTTTCGAAGGTCGTCTGAGAACTTAGTTTCGTATTCTTGTTCGATGAGAGCTCGTTGCGTTGCATTGCGGTGAGCTAAGATGTTGATTATTACCGAAGCATCGCAACCTCTTCCTGAAAATTTGCACaagattataatttaaaatgtgatcAAGAAACCCTGTTTATAACCATTAAAGATAATACCTTTGAAGGCCTTAAAGAGCTGCTCGGCATCGACTCGAGGAGAAGGTACCGTCATTGGTATTTTCATTGTTGCCATTTTTCTCTTTCGTCTTCAATAAGATTCAAAAGAAGATAGTTAtaagattttcttcttcttcttaatttcttgattttttttatcttttgtattttcttgatcttgttttggattttgtttgttggtggtggtggtgatttgTGGATGTTGAATAGTTTATGGAAAATGTGTTTTGCCAAATATGCCAAGGAAATGGACATTGGACCTTGGTTTCAGGAGTTGAATTCTCTGTTTCGTTCAGTTAAATGTGACGATGGATGCTTCGATATATACTTCCCACAAAACTTTTTAAAGTTAAGAGTAAAAGtataatattatgttatatttcttatatatttattaggtAACTAGGTAGTTTTCCTATGCCCTTGCACATGtataaatattcataaaatatataagttcatatttaattaatatattatttcattgttATTAGTTTCAagtcattttataatttatatgtatggacaacaaaaagaagattttaaagatatatttgATTTTGCTTATAAATTTTTTGATCGATTCACTTAATTTTTGGTTATATATGAGATCCTCGTTCTAAAACACGTTAGGCGTTATTATTACACTCCGGTTGGGTATAGCACCTAATGTAAGAGTTGTGGTTTAATCGGGAATTACTAAGAGATTAATTTTgagtctattttttattttagtatatataattaaagtttTTGTAATAGATAACGATGATATAAACATGGTGTGGCGGTAAGTAGGGCTGGGAATTATTATCCGGgatccgatttgatccaagatcTGATCCGGATCCGCTCTGAAAATAGAATATACGGAGTGTCCGGATTCATATCCGGatagtaaaacatttttttttacatagaaACAGCCACATGCTCCTAAAATCTCAGGACCGGCCCTGTCCATGGCCGCCATAAATATTATTCAtattatcttcatttttttgcATTTCAATCAAAATTTACCCTCTAAACTCCGCCTAATTCACCGATTTGGACCAAATCGAAACGTCCGGGAGCCGTCGATCCCTTAAACTCCGCAAAGCCGGTCACGGCAGCCGCGTTTTAGAACAAACTGTCTTTATTCATCTCAAATGAACCGTAAATGTTTCATGATTTCAAATAGGCTAAAATCATAGTTTGTTAGTTGCATTTATATTGGTTTATTGTTTGGACAATGGCATTTATATAGATTTGGaaacataataatattacaTTGATTTTCTAAAGTCTTAATTGTATAGGAGGACAATGCCTATCTGAATCGCAATCGCTTTGTTCTTTGAAACAAGGGAGCGTTCGATCTTTCATACAGCaccaacaatctctttggaaaAAGCCTTGATCTGAACATCTTCTATGGATACATTTTGGAATAACGAGTTTGCTCTCTATTTCTCCAACTTCCATTTGGTTGCCTATATTTGAAACCACACATCATTTACACAACACTGACATGAcaatgacaaaaataaaataaagatatgaAGAAACCTATGCATACATTAATGTAGAGCAAAGAAGGAGAACACGAATATGCATACGAAAATTGCCTTTGAAATCATCTTTTGTTTATCTTAGATGATCTTGGTTAAGATGTAATGTCTGTTTTATTGGTCAAATTGCCGTATATATAGTGTTATACTGAAATCAAAACCCAGATATTGTCATCTTAAAGAGGTAAAATATATTTGACCAAAAGTTGGTAAAAGATATTACATTTTGATATATCACCTTTAAAATGCGGttatattattaaacaattGCTTgcttatattttcatatatataatcttaaagagtttaaaatttaaacaaattgaagtcaaatagaaaaataatagataacgtatataatgtcatttaatatatattagtcaAATGATTACTTTACCAAACAGGCGTATATGCGTATATTAATTGACAtgcaaatcaaaaatatgaactTCACTTTGTAAAAGTTACATACTTCCTCCGTTTCTTTTTACTATCACGAAGTTTTAATATTGATTACACggattaagaaaatattgattACCTATTCCTCGTTCGCGATTGCATCAGACAGCTCGCatccgacgatcaaggcgttcccgatcaagcaacaaaggacgtccgcgacccgatagaagcgactcgatccattccagctcgcgtcccgttcgtgtccagctcacggctcaactcctttggtggtccgattcaacaatcatctaaggttaaaaggtaatttaaaacctaagaacccataatcgaacatggattgattgataaagaatgaaaccctaaaaccctaatctttatgaatcaaaaccatagggtaatagatcaaaaatcctaattgagtaaatcgaagctttaaaagttcgataccccaaaccctaaatcatgttcctacatgattaaaaccccaaatcggtttttacaagttaaaatccaataaaccctaaccctatatctataaaccctaaataatatatgtataaaaattaattacagtataattatcaaatcacatattaaaaccctaatcaaatattttgaaatcaaaattgttttcggtttttatcattgaggttttaaatctgattgaatctgatgttATGTttctagaattgtttgaccgttaaattgatagatttattttctcatcctgcttggttaattgttcatctgatttaaaattgtttaaaccgaccagcctgttaaaacattgattgaatccgataggttgctagcttgctttgtttatataatccgataggttgatagattgattgaagtttacttgtttaaaatctgaatgatctgattgcatgattcttgatgtttaatatcatctgctaggattgatagttttgtaatctgatctgttttaaatagaaaccctaaataatctggatgataggttatattgatctgatttggatgtctttgagaattgagaatccgtatgctaggttgatagattcatgataaaatttaatgtcttgaggtttaagattgtatgctaagttcgattaaattgattgatctgattatatttttttgagctttggtaaattcggatactagataaattatttacacatggtttatgctaaataccaatcaggcttgaaactgattcattgaa encodes:
- the LOC106402655 gene encoding E3 ubiquitin protein ligase RIE1, which gives rise to MSSSPPQSPSSSPTMSDSTSPLLRSRQSPRRRQPLLASLIGRASGRRGASVVVRETAAQELEDRRADWGYSKPVVALDMLWNSAFVVVAVVMLLISKEEEPNVPVRVWICGYALQCLVHVVLVWLEFRKRSMRAGDLEAGEGSGRGRSRDSDDEDGDERILSAKTCESMNTIVSFVWWIVGFYWLVSGGEILLENASHLYWLTFVFLAFDVFFAVFCVVLACLIGIALCCCLPCIIALLYAVAGQDGASEADLSILPKYKFQMMNNGEKQSDGGGKMIPMEAGTDYSGNERVLLAEDADCCICLSSYEDGTELVTLPCNHHFHSTCIVKWLKMNATCPLCKFNIVEGSEQD
- the LOC106405533 gene encoding annexin D5, translated to MATMKIPMTVPSPRVDAEQLFKAFKGRGCDASVIINILAHRNATQRALIEQEYETKFSDDLRKRLQSELHGHLKKALLLWMPEAVERDASILKQALRGAVTDHKAVAEIICTRSGSQLRQIKQVYLNTFGVRVEQDVESEASGNHKRVLLAYLNTTRYEGPEIDDKIVENDARVLKKAVARKHKSDDQTLIQIFTDRSRTHLVALRSTYRSMFGKELGKAIRDETRGNFEHVLLTILQCAENSSFYFAKALRKSMKGLGTDDTALIRMVVTRAEVDMHYIVSEYRKRYKKTLYNAVQSDTSGHYKTFLLSLLGPNV